In the Dictyostelium discoideum AX4 chromosome 6 chromosome, whole genome shotgun sequence genome, tgatttttgtttaaataataaaaatttgtattaacgttttattattgtttttactAATTTGAGTGGAGTAagtaaatatcaaaaaaaaaagattttttttttttttttttttagttgtaaaatttgaatgaatttaattaattttatttttttcgtttttcatttttcatttttcattttttttttctttttttcactttttttatttttcaatttttttttttttttttttttttttttttcaatttttgatcGAGGAAAACATAATTTTGGtgtgtttaaataaataaaaaaagtcaaaGCAATGAATAGAGTTAGTGTTTTAAGCAAATACCAATGCTTAAAGATTAACTCTccaaatagatttttttcaaaatattttacaacatcaacaataaattcaacaaaaataACAAATGATCAATCACAAACAAACTCTGCAGGAAAAGAAATATCacaaccaattttaaaatctcaaGATAAActcaaaaaatcaattttaaaaacatcaACAGatacaaattttttaaaagatataaataaaaaacatcgACAACATTATATTAAACCACaaaaagatgatgaaaatattattttaaaaacattgtATGTACATacctatttttattaataaaaaaaaataattgaaaaatgattgaaaaaaaaaaaagtgattaaACTAACACACacataaaataattgaaaataaataaataataattttttttagaaatgatttaaaaacaaataatttaaatacaaaagaattaattagtGATAGATTAtcagaattatttttaaataaagaaatgattaaattaataagtgaaaatgaaattgaatcaattaatgaaatatttaaaatagttttagGAGCTAAAaaatcacaacaaccaccaacaGTAgcattttttacaaaatcatttttaaataaatcatcaaaagaatttaaaatgaaattagatTCATTACCAATTATAGTTTACTTTTTATCAGTTTTTGAATCAAAAGATATAATGAAAAGTTCAGATTCAGATTCAGATTCAACAgcaacaaataattatttaactGTTGGAAAAGGTATATcaaaaaagtttattcaaaatttccaagattcaatttcatcagaACTTGATATAACAGATTTACAAGAACATTTATCAGATatgattaaattatcaaaattttcaagATTACTTGGATATTTAACAAATGTTGAAATTTCAagagataaaattaaaaaattaaaagataaaaatgaaatttttaatcaattaataaatgaatttggtgagaatataaatgaaattgaatttcaaaatttatttaaaaatgagatacattttatatcattcctattaacattatcaagaaatcaaattataacaattttatcaataagtaataatagttgttatgaagaagaagaagaagttgAAGAAGTTGAAGAAGTAAATGTAAAAGGGGAGGGAGgagaattatttaaacgAGTTGACAAAtatgaagataataataaaggaatttttaatcaaaataaaattaaaagtttaattgaaaatataccAGTTTCAAAAGTAAGAGAACGTTTATATTGGTTTTTATTAATGGCTAAATTAAGATACCCAATTAGTGagaattattttaatgatattgaaatttcattacaTTATGAAAAAGATCCATCATTTAtcttgtttttctttaaCCATTTCAAGATTTTTGGGTATATACCATCAGATTCATCAGAAGCAAAGATTTTCCAAAGATATGTAAGGGTTGCTACTCTTGATGAAGCTCTTCATTATTtcgattcaattaaaaagaaacctCAATCTTTAAATATCATTATGATCACTCATTTACTTTTAGcaatgaataaatttaataatcaattagatagaaaaataataattgattcaacTACCAATACTACTACCAATACTACTATCAATACTactatcaataataataaaataaaaaaatatcaaagatcaattgaaaatgaaatgtTAACTCTTTATTCTAGTAAAATTAAGGATATTATAGGCTCAAATTCAAGTTTATACAATTTTACATTATCACAACTTTTACATGGTGAAAAATGGagaaaagttttatttaatacttTAGTAActcaattaattgaaaaacataTAAATTCAGTCACCGATGAAAcacttttaattataaatgaatatttCTCAATTCATAAAGATGATGTAATCCTTAAAAAATTGTATGAACTCTCTAAAAAAATTCATCTTTCAAAAGAGTTACTCTCAAATCTTACAATTCAATTTCTAATTCACAAAAGGGATTATTCTAATGCAAtcaattctttaattgaattatataaacaAGAAactccaattttaaaatcaactttaaaattattaattaaaagtgATCCAACTCatccaattttatttgaattttataaaacttTACCACaacaatttgaattaattgaacctACAAATCAAGAACAAGAGCAAGATCAACAAgatcaaccaccaccaccacaacaacaacaagaacaacaacaagaacaacaacaacaacaagaacaacaacaacaacaagatcaacaacaacaagatcaacaacaagatcaacaagaaaaacaacaaattaaagaaattaaaccaaaattaaaagaaaaattagaaaGTGAAAAACTTATTAATtcagaattatttttagaatgtATAAATGATCCAATGAAATTATATAGAATTTTAGATggaaaaattgaaattttagcAAGTACATTTCAAAGTATTGTTATGAAATCATTAGAATCGGGTAAATATCAATTTGTTGAAAGCATAATTTCAAAGAGATTTGGAGATagttcaaaatcaattgataagcatttattatcaaaattaattacaattccaaatttaccaatttcaaaagatgATCCATACAATATTGAAAAACTACTATTAACAAATAATCGATCAGAGAATTTAGCACTTTAcaataaactttttaatttatctttaaataatggtCTTTTAAATTGTGCAaagaattatattttaaagattattCAACAATCAAATCAAAGACTTGTAACATCATTATGTTATCAAGGTGAAGAAGCCTTAATTTATTCTtatattttatcattaaataatttaaatattattaataataatcaagaaaataataataataataataatgatttaaaagaaacaattgaaaatcaaattattaaatggatAGAATCAGTATTTGGTTGTAAtagtttaaatgaaattaataatgatgattttgtaTTTTCAATTCTTTTAGGATTTCATCATTCAACATCTGCATACTATAAGAAACAAATtggaaatttaaatgaacaacaacaattaccatcatcattatatttaaagattagatcaaatttaatgcaagtaataaataaatattttgatcTTATAGTTTTGGATAGAATGATATTATCAAGTTATGGTCTTGAATCAAAATATTATGGTGAAGCTATTGATTTTCAAAAGGATTTCATCTCAATGATAACAATAAATGAACTTTACCAatatacaattttaaaattaaatttacttgaaaaaaaaaataataataataacaacaataataataataatagttactATCGAATTTCAATAGATAAGAAattcattgaaaataatgatcaatcatttaatgaaattgatttattattaaagaatattAGTACAAAACAAATTTCAGTTATTGTACCATTTTTAATGGGTTTCATTGAAAATCCATCATTAATGAAATATCTTTCAGTgatattatcaaatgatttgAACAAATATgatacagcaacaacaacaacaacaacaacaacaattggtaataatttcattcaaAGATTAAtggaatcatcatcaaattcaaaggAAATTgactttttaaatatttcaaatacattcttttttaaatatttcatttcaGTTGGTGATTTAAAAAGTGCTTTCAAAGTtcattttaaacaaattcatattttaattagaTTTAGATTAAttcaagatattttaaagaatcaacCATTGGTAATGGatcatatatttaaaataatctcATCAGAACTAGAActagaacaacaacaacaacaacaacaacaacaacaacaacaacaacaacaacaacaacaacaacaacaacaacaacaacaacaaaaatcatcatcaccatcattagaTTATGGTTTAATTGAAAGTTTATTATCAGTtacttcaattttaaatgattcaaaatcaattcatttctctttaaaactttataatTTAGCTAGTGAACATGctaaattaaacaattcaaGAATTCCACtatcaattacaaattcaaaagattTGGTTTTATCaggatttaaaaatagaaatgatCATTTCCAATTATctgaaaatttgaaaatttcagatattgaaaaacaaatgaaaCAAACACGTGGTGCAGGTGCTGATGGTGcagatgaaattattattaaaaatcatttaacaAGTTCTCAacttttaaatgatattaaatatattttaattcattcaaaTTATAAGCAATTAAAAGGTATTGGTTTCGGTGTACTTAGAGGTGACATTCCTTTTacaataaatgataaaattaaagtgtTCCTTTTAGTTGAAGCTTTTGCAGCAGAAGAAGGCAGAGAAAAAGTTAATAGCTTTTTGAATACTCCATCATTACTAAACAATTCCTTAGACTTTGAATTATTAAGAACTCCAAAAATCACAAAATTAATCTCTTTCATTTTCAGAACTAATTCAAGCATCAAACatgattcaaattatttcCCTGAATTTTCACCAGATTTCTTAcctaataaattcaaattttattctGCTCATCTtgaagatattaataataatgataatgataatagtattCAAGATATATCAAATATAGTTAATTGTAATAGTGGTCCAgaatctttttattatagaaaagttttaaaatatttctttaaaaaaagaattttaaaaaatttataaaaaataaaaataataataataataataatatttagaaaatatgatttaattttattttttaataatcatcttcttttatacattttttaactaattgaaatatttcaGGATTTTCTAACGCAGCTATAATTCTTTCTTTGtcattaatttgtttattaatttcatcttcTGTTTGGTGAGTACCTTTTTTAATGTATATTTCAATCTTTGATCTCTTTGGAAgatattctttaattttctcTCTTATACATAATGCAATCGTTGGTGCTAAATGACAATGTGGTACTGTTGGTTGaaataatatctttataaAGCAATATcctttataattttcattattattattattgatatcaTCACTATCATTTATGTCATTATTATCTATAACAGTTATCCAATCTTCATTTACAACTTTTAATTCTTCTAATGTTTTTGGAAACTCTGGATCTTTTATATGCCTTATAATgtctattttattattattattattattgttattatattttcaattaaattgttaaatttttgtatttttttttttttttttttattattattattattattattaatacttacCAAATACATCAATTTTATCTATTACATTATAGTTCATaatcattgattttttttaaaattataaaacagttttaattattaaacatattaaaatatgaaGGGGTGTGTTAATAAAGCTTGAAAAAgggaaaaaacaaaaaacaaaaaaaaaattgtttttttttttttttatttttttttaatttggatgtctcaaaataaaaaaaaaaattaatattttcataaaaaaaaaaaaaaataaaaaaataaaatcaaataattttttaaataaatacaaacaACTTTTATCCAGatgtaatttcaataaaaaaaaaattaataataataaggatcaaaattaatttataatgggtttgaaacaataaaaatggtAACTTAGTGTTGATATTAtgtgttattttttttttttttttttttgaaattgtttttttttcacctgcaaatataaatcaaaaaaaaaaaaaatttgtttaattattattaataaatatgtcaaaaaaccatttttttctGTGATCATGTTCCACACAATTACAATTTGTTTcacacaaaaaataaaaaaatcaaataaaatttaaaaaaaaaaaaaaaaaaaaaaaaaaaaaaattggaaataaataatataaaaattatttcgattcaaataaaaatataatataatcttttttttttttttttattttttttcctctcatttttttctttttttttatattaatttttttttgaaaaagaatactttttgtaaataatatttaatttccaTTTAAAGACCACCATAACCCACTCACCACTGTATATACTTTTGTTCAAccatgttattattataagcAAACGAACAATCATCACACACAAACACAcacaaacacacacacacacgcACAACCAACCACACTATCAATTTATTATGTGAAAGTAACAGGTGTGGTAGTATTGagttaaatttattatttttgtgataattatttttttttttttacttttttttttttttttttttttttctttttttttttttttttaaaacaaaaatattttggggaaaattttttttttttttttttaaattttttttttttattattttgtatgaaactttaattaaaaaaaaaaaaatacaaaaaatttCCCACAATCAAACACACTCACCACATCATTATAtcgtttttttatttgatttattttttgtatacAAGCtaaagtattattttttaattatttttatattttttattttattattttttattattattattttttattattattattttttttttttttaaacatcaCACATCTGTTCCTAATTCatatcaattttttgaaaattattttta is a window encoding:
- the fam96A gene encoding DUF59 family protein — encoded protein: MIMNYNVIDKIDVFDIIRHIKDPEFPKTLEELKVVNEDWITVIDNNDINDSDDINNNNNENYKGYCFIKILFQPTVPHCHLAPTIALCIREKIKEYLPKRSKIEIYIKKGTHQTEDEINKQINDKERIIAALENPEIFQLVKKCIKEDDY